In Chroogloeocystis siderophila 5.2 s.c.1, the genomic stretch ACGAAATCCTGCGCGGTAAAGGCTTTCGGCAATTTCAATTAATGTTGTTAGTAATGTTTGGGCGCTAAGAGCGATCGTGCCAGGGAAATGCCAATGTTCGTGTGATTTGCCGTAGTACAATGTTGGTAACGCATATGCAGGAATACTTGCATCAAGTTTTTCTAATGCTTTTCCCAAAACTGCCGCACCAATTGCAGCATCGACGATCAAAGGTAAATGCGGACCATGTTGTTCAATAGCGCCGACAGGCTGAACTAAGACGACATCCTGTTTATTTGGCATTGCTTGAATGTCAGTCCAAGTCAGATAAGGAAAAAATCGTTGTGGTGGAATGAAACTGTGCATCATTTCTATAATTTAAGCCCCACCGTACTCAAAGTTAAATTCACCCGCCAACTCCCAAGGTCCACCTTTGTAATACCAGAGTAACAGCCCTTCGCCATATCCGTTAATAAAGTCCCAATTACTAACAAGCTGGTTATAAAGTTGACGCGCTTCCTCAGATGTCACTTTATTTTGAATTGTGACGTGCGGTTGATATCGCTGCTGATCTTGCTGACTTAACCACATATTCCAAGTTGCCGCAAGCTGTTGACGCAGTTGAACCAATTCAGAACATTTTACTTCTATGGCGACACCCTTACCCAAAAAGCGCGGCTTTGAGAAAAGTAGTGGTAAGGATGCAGTGTCTGTAGAAAGGCTTTGTAAAGTTTGCTGAATTGATAGTTCTTCTTCGCCTGGTAGTGCATGAAAAAGAGTAATATGTGCGGGAAGAAAGTTTCTTTCCGGTGGAAAGTGCTGCTGACGCAATTCATTGAAAACTTCAAAGGTTATGCGATCAAGCTTGAGTGTCAAAATAAGCGGTGATGACATATGGTTGGTAACAGGTAATTAAATAACGATTAGTGATTAGCGGTTGTTTGATTGCTAAATGCTTTTCGCGTTCCCCATTACCCATTACCTAATCTAAAAAATATATTTTCATTCTCCAGCTAAGCTTAAAATTTGGGCTGAGGTAGAGGTGCGATCGCAACTGCCTTCTCGCTTGCATTAATATTCACTCGCGCTACACCGAATTGCTCAATTACCCACGCATTCGTTGTTAAATGAGGGCTAATTCCTGCAACTCGATATTGACTCGGTTGCATAGCTAACGCTGCAATAGTAACTGATCTGCTAAGTGAACATCAACAGGTGCACTTGTGTCGTGGAAATTTAACAACTCTACACACGCCATTTCTGCGACTTTCTCTGCGGCTAAACCTATACGCCCCAAAGCACCAAATCCAGTCCGATTGTGTGCATATTCAGCAGTGAGAAAAATCCCTGCACCAGTAGCAATTCCCTTTTCGCGTGACGATTTTCTTGTCGCTTTAAGACGCGCTTAACGTAACAAATTTTCAATGTTGTTGCGTACGCAAGTTACCTAACTCGCCATCAAAGCTTTGATCTTACCAGGATTCATTAGTCCATAGGGATCGACCATTTGTTTAAACTTTAGCTGTTCGGGATCCATTTGTTTACGTCCGCCGTCTTCAATAATGTATGTATGCGGATTGGCAATAAACACTCCGTTAGCTTCGTGATAGCGAATAATCTCATTTAAACGTTCTTCGGTTGTATAGCGCACAAGTTGCAACGCCGCCGGAATGACTGCACCATTAACTCGAATAAATTCTAAATGCATCATCACCTCATCGCCGAAATAATGATACATCTGCTCGACAGTTTGTAATGATTTATCGAGAGGAAACAAACTTTGTAAATAGGTAATCGACGAATCAACGCTACGCGCGTGGAGTGTTGTGTGATTCCACGTAAATTCCCATAAATTCACTCCTTTATTTGCATCCTGCGCTGACTTTTGATAAGTTAGCTTTCCACCATACTCTTGAATCAACCCTGGCAGTACTTCTAAACTCGATTCAGCAACGATCAAAAAAGCTGCGTGAGATTCTTCAGGAAGATACTGACGCAACGCCGCAAAATAAGTTGGAATTGGCGCGGCAAAAACTGTTATCAATTTTTTAACGATACCATCCGCATCACCCAAAGCTTGCCCAAAACTCGCAGCGGTCATAAAATCATCAAACGTGACAATTAATTCCACCCAAGGATAAGCAGGCGCAAGTGGAATTTCTAACTCAGTAATAATTCCATTCACACCCCAGGCGTGATTCACCTTCTGCACGTCATCACCGCGTAACTCAATCGCACGCGGTTCATCTTCTAGCGTCACCACTTTTAGTGCCAAAAGATTACCGCGATCGCGTAATTGTCCATACGTAATTGAACCGATTCCCCCACTACCACCTGCAACGAATCCGCCAAGGGTTGCTGTACGATACGTAGAAGGCGCCATGCGAATTTCCCACCCGCTTTCCCGTGCCTTTTTATCCAACGCCGCCAACTTCACCCCCGCTTCTAAGCGCGCCACACCCTTCTCAATCCACCCAATTCGCTGCATCCGCGACATATCCAAAATCACACCACCATGCAACGGTACGCATTGCCCATAATTACCCGTTCCTGCACCTCGTACCGTCACAGGAATACGATACCACGCACACACCGCCGCCACCCGCAAAACTTCTGCTTCTGTCGCAGGGCGTACAACAATATCCCCCACCTTCCCCGCCAAATCGCGTTGCAAAATCGGACTAAAAGTATGATAATCCTGCGATAACTTTGCCACCTGCGCCGCATCAGTAATCACCTCTACCCCCGCCAACGCAGCGACAAAAACCTCCCAATTAACCTCAACCTCCATACTCGTCATTTCTACTTACCTCTCTCCTCTGTGCGCCTCTGTGGTTCATCAATCAATTCTCATGCTTCACCGCACTTTCATGCCATTTCCCTAACACCCAATTTGACAACACCGTCAACCCCACAAAAATCACTACTCCCAACCCCGTCGTCAACAACAACGCCGCAAACATGCGCGGAATTTGCAAATTGTAACTCGATATCAAAATGCGATACGCAATCCCTGATCGCGCCCCACCTGTTCCCGCAACAAACTCCGCCACCACCGCACCAATCAACGCCAAACCGCCACTGATACGTAACCCTCCCAAAAAATACGGCATAGCACTCGGTAAACGCAAATACAGCAAAGTTTGCCACTTTGAAGATTTATACAGTTGAAACAAATTGACCAAATTGCGATCAACACTGTTCAACCCTAGTGTTGTATTAGAAACAATTGGGAAAAACGCCACAATCCAAGCACAAACAACCAATGCCGCAAACGTGTTGTTTTTTAACCAAATAATAATCAACGGTGCGATCGCTACGATCGGAGTTGTTTGCAAAATCACCGCATACGGAAATAAACTTTTCTCAATCCACTTACTCTGCGTAAACAAAATCGAAATCAACAACCCTGACACCGCTGCGGCGACAAACGCAACGACAGTAATTTGCAGCGTGACTAACAACGAAGCAAACAGTTCATTCCAATCATTAATTAATGTTTGCAATACTAATAGAGGTCCAGGCAGTAAATACGGTGGTAAACCTGTTACCCGCACAAAAATTTCCCACGCCACCAACGCCAGAATTCCTACTACAATCGGTGCGATAACATCAATCGATACGCGCTGATTTGCGTTAACTGAAGAGGATTTGTGGCGACGGAGAATAGTCATGATGTGCTCGTTTGGGCGATCGCAGTGCGATTAAGTTGTAACGGCGATGCATTCATAGCTGCTTCAAGGCATTGCGAAACTTCGCGGCAATATTCGTTATACAGCAAAGAAGTGCGAAATTCTTCACTACGCGGATACGGTGCATTGATAGCTATATCTGCAACAACGCGTCCTGGATGCGCCGCCATCACAATGACGCGATTAGAAAGATAAACCGCTTCATAAATATTGTGCGTTACAAACACTACTGTCCATCGGTGCTGACTCCACAAATCAAGCACGTCGCGATTCAGCTTACTCCGCGTAATTTCATCAAGCGCACCGAAAGGTTCATCCATTAATAATACGTTTGGTTTTGTAACTAAAGCACGTGCGATCGACACTCGCATTTTCATCCCGCCAGATAACTCGCGGGGATAGCTGCGTTCAAATCCACTCAACCCAACCCTTTGAATTGCTTGCTGTACTAAGACTTCCGCATACTTTTTCGATGTCCCAGCTAATTTTAACGGTAGACGCACGTTTTCTTGCACCGTTGCCCAAGGCATTAATGCAGCTTCTTGAAAGACATACGCCAGTTGGCGATCGCTAATTCCCCACTCGATACTGCCAGAATTTATTTGTCCCAAGCCAGCAATCATCTGCAATACGGTACTTTTACCACAACCAGATGGACCTACTAAACTCACAAATTCAGCATCCTGAATTGCTAAATTCATATTTTGTAAAGCTACAGTTCCGTTACTGTAAACCTTACTGATCTGATTTAGCCGAATTGCGGGAAGAGTCATTCGCTATCAACTGATCGATAATTACTTACCATATTCTATTCAGCGTAACTCTACCGTAAGCAGGAATACTGAATCATCTTTAGGAGTTGATATTTGACAGTTGAACATCTTCGCTGTCCACTGTCCACTAACCGCGATACGCCTGTGCGCCTTTATTGACAAATTGCAAGGTAAATGCTTGTTTGTACTCGATATTCGGTTTAAAAACTCCTGCTTGAGTCATAGTATTAAAAAAGGATTGCCATCGTTCCTCACTCATCGCCCCAATTCCGAGTTGTTCGACTTCACCAGAATTGATAATCCCGTATTCTTGGAGTTTATCAAGTCCATAGGCGATTTGTTCGTCGGTCATTTCTGGGTTAGCTTGTTTAATCAATTCGTTTCCTGGCGCTGGGTTTTCTAAATAACTATACCAACCTTTAATCGATGCATCGACAAAGCGTTGAACTAAATCAGGATTATTTTTGACTAATTCGCGCCTGGTTTCGATCGTTGTTGAATAAGGAATATAACCATAATCTGCTAATAAAAAGACAACGGGTGTAAATCCTCCTTGTCGCTCGATCGCGAAAGGTTCAGACGTGATATATCCTTGCTGTGCCGATTGCTTATCCGCAAGAAATGGACCTGGATTAAAATTATAAGGACGCTTTTGATCGTCGGTAAACCCAAATTTTGCGGCTAACAAAGGCCAATACGTTACATTCGCCGCCGAAGATATATAAATCGGTCTACCTCTGAGATCTTCTATTGAATCAACTCCTGTGTTTGGATGCGCAATAAGACACTGGGGATCTTTTTGAAAAATTGCCGCTACAGTAATTTTTGGTATTCCTTCTGCAACCGCGTTAACTGCATCAACACCATATCCCATAAAGAAATCAACCGCATTTCCCATTAACAATTGCGTACCTGTTGGAACTTGCGGTCCACCCATTTGAATTGTGACATCTAAGCCGTGTTCTTTGTAGATGCCTGTCGCGATCGCTTGATAAAAGCCTCCGTGTTCGGCTTGGGCTACCCAGTTTGTCCCAAACGTTACGCGATCAAGGTCGTTGGATTGCGAAGTATCAACTTGAGACTGATTATTTGTACAAGCGGCAACTACACTACTACCAATAAACAACAAACCATATTGCAAAAATTTTCGACGATTTACCTTATCATTTTTTAGCTGAGTTGTGCAGTACATTCTAGAATTAACCTTTGGTTTTCTATTGCATACGGTTGAATTTCTAAAGCACGACGCAAAGCCCGAATCGCCTCACCATAATTTCCCAAAGCAATGTAGCATAAACCCATACCATGAAGCGCCCCAAAATGAACCGGATTGAGTTTAACTACCATTTCGCAATCTGTTAGTGATTTTTGATATTGACCGTTGATGTAATACAATACAGCACGTCGGTTCCACGCTTCAGCAAAATCAGGTTGAGCTTCAATAACTTCTGATAATAACGCTTCGGCTTGTTCGGTTTTACCCGCTTGAACAAGTGCTTGACTTTGTTCTAACAGCTGCAACCCGTAAACGCCCTTTTGTCCAAACCAATGCTTCCATAACTCCTGAGTCGCCCAGTTGCGCACCTTCTCGTCAGGATTTTTTAAAGCTTCTAGTAGTGGATCAATAATAGATGCGTCATCCATAATTCCTGCTTGAACTTATTGAGTTGTCTTACTATGCCATATGAGTCTTAAAGATAATGATATGATATTTACCCCCTAAATCCCCCACAGTTGAGAAGTAGGAAGGTCTTGAATTAATACTATCCTCTTTCGGATACCCTATAAACAAGCCAACTGAATTTTGCTTAGAAATTAACAACTAACTATATAAGAATTAAGCAAATAGATATATGTTTGTTGTATTTCAATATACCATTTCTCAAAAACAAAAGAACAGAGCTGTTCGTACTCCTCTGCAACCTTTGTGATGAGGAGAAATTCACTCTAGTTCAAACCATTGCTAAACAAACTAACTCTTTTTACTAGGCTCACCAAAAAGCAGCGTTCTTAGTATCCTCCAGACGATGCCCGCAAAAGCTGAAATTAATAGAAAGAACATTAACAAAGCTAAAGCAGAAAAAGGTGAGGAAATAGTAACAAGTAGTAAAGCTAAAACAAGCATTGCAATTAATATATTGTTCATTTCTATAGTCTCATATGATATAGCAGTTAGCTGTTAGCTGTTAGCTTTTTTAAAAGCTTTATCGAGTAATACACTTACTCAATATACTTGTCCTAAGATGAATGCGTTTTGCTATGGTATATAGCAATTGAGAGATTAATTAGGACATTATAGAAGCAGAAAACTATCACTATAGGTAGCTTTTATTCCTGACTTCTGCTATTAATAGCTAAAGTTAAGATTAATAGCCGTTCTGATTTTTCGACATCTAACCGCAGTAACATTAGCGGAGAAATTGTTCTAGAGCGGTATTTGAGAGTGATCGCACTAAACTCAGCGGTAACGAATTCTCACTAATTGCTTGCGCATACGCTGAACTAAGATACGGGCGATACTGCTGCGAATTGTTGATGTATAATTGAAAAAACGGTACGCTCAAAGTACTCATATATAACCGTGCAACTTCTGGAGTAGGACCAATAACTTGTGGTGGTACGACGATAGGTTCAGAACCAGGCGTAGCTTCGCCAATGGTTGAGAAGTGCGTAGCACCGACAATCACAGCTAGATACTTATCAGGAGTCGTCAGCCAACTAAAAGGACGAATTTGTTCAGCTAATGTAGGTGCAATCGTATCTGCACTACCACTGACAATCATCACAGGGACAGCAATTTGACGAATACTCGCTTCACCGAAAATACTACTTGTAATCGGGTTGATAGCGATCGCAGCTTTGACACGCGGATCGCGTAAAACATAGCCTGTCTTTGGTAACTCCAACGCGCGACATTGCAGTAATAACGAAACATTCCACAAAGGCGAATCGCTTAACCCTGTACAGTCTTTTTGTAATTGTTCAAAGTTTAATTCTGCGCCTGCGAGTGCTAATGCAGTATAACCGCCAAAAGATTGCCCAATCACGCCAACGTGCTGAACATCGATATTTCTAAAACGGGCGTCAGAGATGCGCAAACGTTCCAACTCATTAAGTAAATACCTGATATCCAACGGACGGTTGATAAATTCGTTTGGTTGCGCGACTTCCGCAGCGACTCCTGACAAAAGCGATCGCAGCTGTTCTGCATTACTTCCAGGATGTTCGGGAACCGCCACCGCAAAGCCATAGGATGCGAGTTGAGTTGCTAAATAAATAAAACTCGTTCGATCCGAACCCAAACCATGCGAAATCACAATCACTGGTGTTGGCTTTGCCAAATTCAGTGGTAGATACATATCCACCAGAAATTGGCGATTGCGTCTTGGATCGGATAATGTGAGTGTTTGCTGATTCCAACTCAATGAACCTCGTTCGCGCAAATCAGGTAATTGCCAAACATCCAGTGGTTGCGCGAACGCAGCATTCATGGCGTCTTTTTGCACA encodes the following:
- a CDS encoding 2'-5' RNA ligase family protein; the protein is MSSPLILTLKLDRITFEVFNELRQQHFPPERNFLPAHITLFHALPGEEELSIQQTLQSLSTDTASLPLLFSKPRFLGKGVAIEVKCSELVQLRQQLAATWNMWLSQQDQQRYQPHVTIQNKVTSEEARQLYNQLVSNWDFINGYGEGLLLWYYKGGPWELAGEFNFEYGGA
- a CDS encoding ABC transporter permease gives rise to the protein MTILRRHKSSSVNANQRVSIDVIAPIVVGILALVAWEIFVRVTGLPPYLLPGPLLVLQTLINDWNELFASLLVTLQITVVAFVAAAVSGLLISILFTQSKWIEKSLFPYAVILQTTPIVAIAPLIIIWLKNNTFAALVVCAWIVAFFPIVSNTTLGLNSVDRNLVNLFQLYKSSKWQTLLYLRLPSAMPYFLGGLRISGGLALIGAVVAEFVAGTGGARSGIAYRILISSYNLQIPRMFAALLLTTGLGVVIFVGLTVLSNWVLGKWHESAVKHEN
- a CDS encoding FAD-binding oxidoreductase, with amino-acid sequence MTSMEVEVNWEVFVAALAGVEVITDAAQVAKLSQDYHTFSPILQRDLAGKVGDIVVRPATEAEVLRVAAVCAWYRIPVTVRGAGTGNYGQCVPLHGGVILDMSRMQRIGWIEKGVARLEAGVKLAALDKKARESGWEIRMAPSTYRTATLGGFVAGGSGGIGSITYGQLRDRGNLLALKVVTLEDEPRAIELRGDDVQKVNHAWGVNGIITELEIPLAPAYPWVELIVTFDDFMTAASFGQALGDADGIVKKLITVFAAPIPTYFAALRQYLPEESHAAFLIVAESSLEVLPGLIQEYGGKLTYQKSAQDANKGVNLWEFTWNHTTLHARSVDSSITYLQSLFPLDKSLQTVEQMYHYFGDEVMMHLEFIRVNGAVIPAALQLVRYTTEERLNEIIRYHEANGVFIANPHTYIIEDGGRKQMDPEQLKFKQMVDPYGLMNPGKIKALMAS
- a CDS encoding ABC transporter ATP-binding protein, giving the protein MTLPAIRLNQISKVYSNGTVALQNMNLAIQDAEFVSLVGPSGCGKSTVLQMIAGLGQINSGSIEWGISDRQLAYVFQEAALMPWATVQENVRLPLKLAGTSKKYAEVLVQQAIQRVGLSGFERSYPRELSGGMKMRVSIARALVTKPNVLLMDEPFGALDEITRSKLNRDVLDLWSQHRWTVVFVTHNIYEAVYLSNRVIVMAAHPGRVVADIAINAPYPRSEEFRTSLLYNEYCREVSQCLEAAMNASPLQLNRTAIAQTSTS
- a CDS encoding tetratricopeptide repeat protein, whose amino-acid sequence is MDDASIIDPLLEALKNPDEKVRNWATQELWKHWFGQKGVYGLQLLEQSQALVQAGKTEQAEALLSEVIEAQPDFAEAWNRRAVLYYINGQYQKSLTDCEMVVKLNPVHFGALHGMGLCYIALGNYGEAIRALRRALEIQPYAIENQRLILECTAQLS
- a CDS encoding alpha/beta hydrolase codes for the protein MRPSLTAERIYASYSVVERSISVAALERYAREGILDDELAVYAQYINPQQLEQLRRVLLTRIELTPVAVAQFLYTPQGIILLERLGQIIQTEARQPGFYAIRSALILAAATPDGLTLLNVLRQFPTRSIRINLTRSLQIAEQLDRLVSQTAQAIALVQKDAMNAAFAQPLDVWQLPDLRERGSLSWNQQTLTLSDPRRNRQFLVDMYLPLNLAKPTPVIVISHGLGSDRTSFIYLATQLASYGFAVAVPEHPGSNAEQLRSLLSGVAAEVAQPNEFINRPLDIRYLLNELERLRISDARFRNIDVQHVGVIGQSFGGYTALALAGAELNFEQLQKDCTGLSDSPLWNVSLLLQCRALELPKTGYVLRDPRVKAAIAINPITSSIFGEASIRQIAVPVMIVSGSADTIAPTLAEQIRPFSWLTTPDKYLAVIVGATHFSTIGEATPGSEPIVVPPQVIGPTPEVARLYMSTLSVPFFQLYINNSQQYRPYLSSAYAQAISENSLPLSLVRSLSNTALEQFLR
- a CDS encoding ABC transporter substrate-binding protein, which produces MYCTTQLKNDKVNRRKFLQYGLLFIGSSVVAACTNNQSQVDTSQSNDLDRVTFGTNWVAQAEHGGFYQAIATGIYKEHGLDVTIQMGGPQVPTGTQLLMGNAVDFFMGYGVDAVNAVAEGIPKITVAAIFQKDPQCLIAHPNTGVDSIEDLRGRPIYISSAANVTYWPLLAAKFGFTDDQKRPYNFNPGPFLADKQSAQQGYITSEPFAIERQGGFTPVVFLLADYGYIPYSTTIETRRELVKNNPDLVQRFVDASIKGWYSYLENPAPGNELIKQANPEMTDEQIAYGLDKLQEYGIINSGEVEQLGIGAMSEERWQSFFNTMTQAGVFKPNIEYKQAFTLQFVNKGAQAYRG